One stretch of Kogia breviceps isolate mKogBre1 chromosome 18, mKogBre1 haplotype 1, whole genome shotgun sequence DNA includes these proteins:
- the ZNF8 gene encoding zinc finger protein 8 isoform X2: MDPEEEAAALAMATGPLAERLQEPVTFRDVAVDFTQEEWGQLGPAQRTLYRDVMLETFGHLLSVGPELPKPEVISQLEQGAELWVAERGIARGCCPGWEPGPEGRAPPQEQGLPEEKGREGFLGAAPCPATPGEDWERDGRVQGPEKDQGNLRQLEFSLKEALVQDGSHESLRLGENCVLSPNPNPLPETSRTECLCAPDSWVTSWQQDPSAVGEQMGVPGSQPRDNRDRSNSSGQAVLEPEPEPVRSQVPDKPYKCADCGKSFNHNAHLTVHRRIHTGERPYACKECGKAFSQNSSLVQHERIHTGHKPYKCADCGKSFCHSTHLTVHRRIHTGEKPYACQDCGRAFNQNSSLGRHRRTHTGEKPFTCSVCGKAFSRTTCLFLHLRTHTAERPYECSRCGKGFRHSSSLAQHQRKHAGEGPYDCRQRLAFEPTPPWPEPLTPGEGPPRSDRPFRCGQCGKCFTQSSHLIRHQITHTREDPRGRGRRRPQPCGQGPHVGRHQLGPTGESAGAGTKAGQPAGKALALFDIHEIMQEKNPVHVIGVEEPSVGTSVLFDVREST; this comes from the exons ATGGACCCCGAGGAGGAAGCGGCGGCACTGGCGATGGCTACGGGACCGCTGGCGGAACGGCTTCAG GAGCCCGTGACTTTCCGGGACGTGGCTGTGGACTTCACCCAGGAGGAGTGGGGGCAGCTGGGCCCCGCCCAGAGAACCCTGTACCGTGACGTGATGCTGGAGACCTTCGGGCACCTGCTCTCTGTGG GGCCTGAGCTTCCCAAACCGGAAGTCATCTCGCAGCTGGAGCAAGGGGCTGAGCTGTGGGTGGCAGAGAGAGGAATTGCCCGCGGCTGCTGTCCAG GCTGGGAGCCTGGACCTGAGGGCCGAGCGCCGCCCCAGGAGCAGGGCCTTCCTGAGGAGAAGGGgcgggaaggcttcctgggggcGGCTCCGTGTCCCGCTACACCAGGGGAAGACTGGGAACGTGACGGCCGGGTACAGGGGCCCGAGAAGGACCAGGGTAATTTGAGGCAATTGGAATTCAGCCTCAAGGAAGCACTGGTTCAAGATGGAAGCCACGAAAGTCTCAGACTTGGGGAAAACTGTGTCCTGAGTCCAAACCCAAATCCCCTCCCGGAGACTTCCAGGACAGAGTGCTTGTGTGCTCCCGACTCATGGGTTACAAGCTGGCAGCAGGACCCGAGTGCAGTCGGTGAGCAGATGGGCGTCCCCGGAAGTCAGCCGCGTGACAACAGGGACCGCAGCAACTCTTCGGGTCAGGCGGTTCTGGAACCGGAACCCGAGCCTGTGCGCAGCCAGGTGCCGGACAAACCCTACAAGTGCGCGGACTGCGGCAAGTCCTTCAACCACAACGCACACCTCACGGTGCACCGGCGGATCCACACGGGTGAGCGGCCGTACGCGTGCAAGGAGTGCGGCAAGGCCTTCAGCCAGAACTCCTCGCTGGTGCAGCACGAGCGCATCCACACGGGCCACAAGCCCTACAAGTGCGCGGACTGCGGCAAGTCCTTCTGCCACAGCACGCACCTCACGGTGCACCGGAGGATCCACACCGGGGAGAAGCCCTATGCGTGCCAGGACTGCGGGCGGGCCTTCAACCAGAACTCGTCCCTGGGCCGCCACCGGCGCACGCACACCGGGGAGAAGCCGTTCACCTGCAGCGTGTGCGGCAAGGCCTTCTCGCGCACCACGTGCCTGTTCCTGCATCTGAGGACGCACACGGCCGAGAGACCCTACGAGTGCAGCCGCTGCGGTAAGGGCTTCCGGCACAGCTCGTCCCTGGCGCAGCACCAGCGCAAGCACGCCGGCGAGGGCCCCTACGACTGCCGCCAGAGGCTGGCCTTCGAGCCCACGCCGCCGTGGCCGGAGCCCCTGACCCCTGGGGAGGGGCCTCCCCGCAGCGACAGGCCCTTCAGGTGCGGCCAGTGCGGCAAGTGTTTCACGCAGAGCTCGCACCTCATCCGACACCAGATAACGCACACCAGGGAGGATCCCCGAGGCCGGGGCCGGCGGCGCCCGCAGCCCTGCGGCCAGGGCCCGCACGTCGGGCGGCACCAGCTCGGGCCCACGGGTGAGAGCGCCGGGGCCGGGACGAAGGCAGGGCAGCCGGCAGGCAAGGCACTGGCCCTGTTTGACATCCACGAAATCATGCAAGAGAAAAACCCAGTGCACGTTATTGGGGTGGAAGAGCCTTCTGTGGGCACATCCGTGTTGTTTGACGTCAGAGAATCCACCTAG
- the ZNF8 gene encoding zinc finger protein 8 isoform X1 has product MDPEEEAAALAMATGPLAERLQNLGSFPRTGLAPPRRPTTVRMGNSNWSRDASTCGVDRPPPRAPLPEPPGPRTGTASGEPVTFRDVAVDFTQEEWGQLGPAQRTLYRDVMLETFGHLLSVGPELPKPEVISQLEQGAELWVAERGIARGCCPGWEPGPEGRAPPQEQGLPEEKGREGFLGAAPCPATPGEDWERDGRVQGPEKDQGNLRQLEFSLKEALVQDGSHESLRLGENCVLSPNPNPLPETSRTECLCAPDSWVTSWQQDPSAVGEQMGVPGSQPRDNRDRSNSSGQAVLEPEPEPVRSQVPDKPYKCADCGKSFNHNAHLTVHRRIHTGERPYACKECGKAFSQNSSLVQHERIHTGHKPYKCADCGKSFCHSTHLTVHRRIHTGEKPYACQDCGRAFNQNSSLGRHRRTHTGEKPFTCSVCGKAFSRTTCLFLHLRTHTAERPYECSRCGKGFRHSSSLAQHQRKHAGEGPYDCRQRLAFEPTPPWPEPLTPGEGPPRSDRPFRCGQCGKCFTQSSHLIRHQITHTREDPRGRGRRRPQPCGQGPHVGRHQLGPTGESAGAGTKAGQPAGKALALFDIHEIMQEKNPVHVIGVEEPSVGTSVLFDVREST; this is encoded by the exons ATGGACCCCGAGGAGGAAGCGGCGGCACTGGCGATGGCTACGGGACCGCTGGCGGAACGGCTTCAG AACTTGGGGTCATTCCCGAGGACCGGGCTGGCCCCGCCCCGAAGGCCGACCACCGTGAGGATGGGTAATAGTAACTGGAGTAGAGATGCTTCAACATGCGGAGTCGACCGACCTCCACCCAGAGCCCCGCTTCCCGAACCCCCTGGCCCGCGGACGGGGACAGCCTCTGGG GAGCCCGTGACTTTCCGGGACGTGGCTGTGGACTTCACCCAGGAGGAGTGGGGGCAGCTGGGCCCCGCCCAGAGAACCCTGTACCGTGACGTGATGCTGGAGACCTTCGGGCACCTGCTCTCTGTGG GGCCTGAGCTTCCCAAACCGGAAGTCATCTCGCAGCTGGAGCAAGGGGCTGAGCTGTGGGTGGCAGAGAGAGGAATTGCCCGCGGCTGCTGTCCAG GCTGGGAGCCTGGACCTGAGGGCCGAGCGCCGCCCCAGGAGCAGGGCCTTCCTGAGGAGAAGGGgcgggaaggcttcctgggggcGGCTCCGTGTCCCGCTACACCAGGGGAAGACTGGGAACGTGACGGCCGGGTACAGGGGCCCGAGAAGGACCAGGGTAATTTGAGGCAATTGGAATTCAGCCTCAAGGAAGCACTGGTTCAAGATGGAAGCCACGAAAGTCTCAGACTTGGGGAAAACTGTGTCCTGAGTCCAAACCCAAATCCCCTCCCGGAGACTTCCAGGACAGAGTGCTTGTGTGCTCCCGACTCATGGGTTACAAGCTGGCAGCAGGACCCGAGTGCAGTCGGTGAGCAGATGGGCGTCCCCGGAAGTCAGCCGCGTGACAACAGGGACCGCAGCAACTCTTCGGGTCAGGCGGTTCTGGAACCGGAACCCGAGCCTGTGCGCAGCCAGGTGCCGGACAAACCCTACAAGTGCGCGGACTGCGGCAAGTCCTTCAACCACAACGCACACCTCACGGTGCACCGGCGGATCCACACGGGTGAGCGGCCGTACGCGTGCAAGGAGTGCGGCAAGGCCTTCAGCCAGAACTCCTCGCTGGTGCAGCACGAGCGCATCCACACGGGCCACAAGCCCTACAAGTGCGCGGACTGCGGCAAGTCCTTCTGCCACAGCACGCACCTCACGGTGCACCGGAGGATCCACACCGGGGAGAAGCCCTATGCGTGCCAGGACTGCGGGCGGGCCTTCAACCAGAACTCGTCCCTGGGCCGCCACCGGCGCACGCACACCGGGGAGAAGCCGTTCACCTGCAGCGTGTGCGGCAAGGCCTTCTCGCGCACCACGTGCCTGTTCCTGCATCTGAGGACGCACACGGCCGAGAGACCCTACGAGTGCAGCCGCTGCGGTAAGGGCTTCCGGCACAGCTCGTCCCTGGCGCAGCACCAGCGCAAGCACGCCGGCGAGGGCCCCTACGACTGCCGCCAGAGGCTGGCCTTCGAGCCCACGCCGCCGTGGCCGGAGCCCCTGACCCCTGGGGAGGGGCCTCCCCGCAGCGACAGGCCCTTCAGGTGCGGCCAGTGCGGCAAGTGTTTCACGCAGAGCTCGCACCTCATCCGACACCAGATAACGCACACCAGGGAGGATCCCCGAGGCCGGGGCCGGCGGCGCCCGCAGCCCTGCGGCCAGGGCCCGCACGTCGGGCGGCACCAGCTCGGGCCCACGGGTGAGAGCGCCGGGGCCGGGACGAAGGCAGGGCAGCCGGCAGGCAAGGCACTGGCCCTGTTTGACATCCACGAAATCATGCAAGAGAAAAACCCAGTGCACGTTATTGGGGTGGAAGAGCCTTCTGTGGGCACATCCGTGTTGTTTGACGTCAGAGAATCCACCTAG
- the ZNF497 gene encoding zinc finger protein 497: MLDQQSVKLNGRSIIAGGHDSGSKTPVRVTERQSSRCRDVLLERQNRAWVPSSRPRAGSRAGDAGAARGTHLREVAEHRGQAAAGPRSRREQSPERSLAGGFPWLPFLTEHQDTPARAQAPANRVRQEGVACTSALDPGEGVCVEAFGSFPDHSLPRGVDAGEDAPARGGRGGAFGETARLVGRPPSPGRRKPHAREERGKVQRAHAGEKLFPCRECGRAFSESSSRAQQRRLHRGERPFSCAECTQSWTLAKAYLRAHMHERPCACGECGGAFRPEQVPSGVRGVRGDHANAAGVRKPSVIVWFSCVSDLRTCQMRRRPSVRPGFRMKTVEISCDGGARVRRPHGVSALHVLSPLLLSAAPECRHFYPHLELRL; encoded by the exons ATGTTGGATCAGCAGAGCGTCAAGCTGAATGGAAGAAGCATCATCGCGGGCGGACACGACAGCGGTTCTAAGACGCCTGTCAGAGTGACGGAGCGTCAGAGCTCTCGCTGCCGAGACGTGCTGCTTGAGCGTCAGAACCG GGCCTGGGTCCCGAGCTCCCGACCAAGGGCAGGCTCCAGGGCAGGTGACGCGGGGGCTGCCAGGGGCACACACCTTCGTGAAGTCGCAGAGCACAGAGGCCAGGCGGCAGCGGGGCCGCGCAGCCGGCGGGAGCAGAGCCCCGAGCGGAGCCTCGCGGGAGGTTTCCCTTGGCTCCCCTTCCTCACCGAGCATCAGGACACACCCGCACGGGCGCAAGCTCCCGCGAACCGCGTTCGCCAGGAGGGCGTCGCGTGCACTTCAGCCCTGGATCCGGGAGAGGGCGTGTGCGTGGAAGCCTTCGGCTCTTTCCCAGACCACAGCCTCCCTCGAGGAGTCGACGCTGGGGAGGACGCGCCGGCGCGCGGTGGGCGGGGAGGTGCGTTTGGCGAGACGGCGCGCCTCGTGGGCCGTCCGCCGAGTCCCGGCAGACGGAAGCCCCACGCGCGCGAGGAGCGTGGGAAGGTCCAGAGGGCCCACGCGGGTGAGAAGCTGTTCCCGTGCCGGGAGTGCGGGCGCGCCTTCAGCGAGAGCTCGTCCCGGGCCCAGCAGCGGCGCCTCCACAGGGGTGAGCGGCCCTTTTCCTGCGCCGAGTGCACGCAAAGCTGGACGCTAGCCAAGGCTTACCTGAGGGCGCACATGCACGAGCGGCCGTGCGCGTGCGGGGAGTGCGGCGGGGCCTTCCGGCCGGAGCAAGTCCCTTCGGGGGTTCGGGGGGTGAGGGGAGACCACGCGAACGCAGCGGGCGTCAGAAAACCCTCCGTGATCGTTTGGTTCTCATGCGTCAGTGACCTGCGGACGTGCCAGATGCGGCGGAGACCTTCTGTCCGTCCTGG CTTCCGCATGAAGACTGTTGAAATCAGCTGCGACGGTGGGGCCCGTGTAAGGCGTCCACACGGTGTGAGCGCTTTGCACGTGTTGTCCCCTCTCCTCCTGTCAGCGGCCCCGGAATGCAGGCACTTCTATCCCCACTTAGAGCTGAGACTCTGA
- the ZNF8 gene encoding zinc finger protein 8 isoform X4: protein MGVPGSQPRDNRDRSNSSGQAVLEPEPEPVRSQVPDKPYKCADCGKSFNHNAHLTVHRRIHTGERPYACKECGKAFSQNSSLVQHERIHTGHKPYKCADCGKSFCHSTHLTVHRRIHTGEKPYACQDCGRAFNQNSSLGRHRRTHTGEKPFTCSVCGKAFSRTTCLFLHLRTHTAERPYECSRCGKGFRHSSSLAQHQRKHAGEGPYDCRQRLAFEPTPPWPEPLTPGEGPPRSDRPFRCGQCGKCFTQSSHLIRHQITHTREDPRGRGRRRPQPCGQGPHVGRHQLGPTGESAGAGTKAGQPAGKALALFDIHEIMQEKNPVHVIGVEEPSVGTSVLFDVREST, encoded by the coding sequence ATGGGCGTCCCCGGAAGTCAGCCGCGTGACAACAGGGACCGCAGCAACTCTTCGGGTCAGGCGGTTCTGGAACCGGAACCCGAGCCTGTGCGCAGCCAGGTGCCGGACAAACCCTACAAGTGCGCGGACTGCGGCAAGTCCTTCAACCACAACGCACACCTCACGGTGCACCGGCGGATCCACACGGGTGAGCGGCCGTACGCGTGCAAGGAGTGCGGCAAGGCCTTCAGCCAGAACTCCTCGCTGGTGCAGCACGAGCGCATCCACACGGGCCACAAGCCCTACAAGTGCGCGGACTGCGGCAAGTCCTTCTGCCACAGCACGCACCTCACGGTGCACCGGAGGATCCACACCGGGGAGAAGCCCTATGCGTGCCAGGACTGCGGGCGGGCCTTCAACCAGAACTCGTCCCTGGGCCGCCACCGGCGCACGCACACCGGGGAGAAGCCGTTCACCTGCAGCGTGTGCGGCAAGGCCTTCTCGCGCACCACGTGCCTGTTCCTGCATCTGAGGACGCACACGGCCGAGAGACCCTACGAGTGCAGCCGCTGCGGTAAGGGCTTCCGGCACAGCTCGTCCCTGGCGCAGCACCAGCGCAAGCACGCCGGCGAGGGCCCCTACGACTGCCGCCAGAGGCTGGCCTTCGAGCCCACGCCGCCGTGGCCGGAGCCCCTGACCCCTGGGGAGGGGCCTCCCCGCAGCGACAGGCCCTTCAGGTGCGGCCAGTGCGGCAAGTGTTTCACGCAGAGCTCGCACCTCATCCGACACCAGATAACGCACACCAGGGAGGATCCCCGAGGCCGGGGCCGGCGGCGCCCGCAGCCCTGCGGCCAGGGCCCGCACGTCGGGCGGCACCAGCTCGGGCCCACGGGTGAGAGCGCCGGGGCCGGGACGAAGGCAGGGCAGCCGGCAGGCAAGGCACTGGCCCTGTTTGACATCCACGAAATCATGCAAGAGAAAAACCCAGTGCACGTTATTGGGGTGGAAGAGCCTTCTGTGGGCACATCCGTGTTGTTTGACGTCAGAGAATCCACCTAG